ATAATTTTAAAGAGCTAAATAGTATGGATTACGTTTTTATTTCTATCGATAATAATCTTATTAGATGGTCATTAGTCAGTTATCTGAATTCTTTAGAAATACCATTTATTGATGTTGGATTAGGAGTAAATTCAGTTGATGATTGTTTGATTGGCACTGTAAGGGTAACTACAGGAACTAAATATAAAAACGATCATTTTGAAAATAGAATTCCAGCAAGTAACAATCCAAATAACGAATATGAAACAAATATTCAAATTGCTGAATTAAATTCGTTAAATGCTGTTTTAGCAGTACTTAAATGGAAAAAATTATCTGGATTTTATCAAGATTTAGAAAATGAACATCACACAACTTATTCTATTAATAATTCACATTTACAGAATGAAGAAGTTATCGTATAAGTTTGTAAAGTTTATGCCTAATTTGATTGAAAATAATACGTTGTATATTTCAATTGAATATTGCACAGCCATACATAAATGCATGTGTGGTTGTGACAATGAGGTTGTAACTCCATTATCTCCAACTGATTGGAAGATAATATTTGATGGTAAATCAGTTTCTTTATCACCTTCAATTGGAAATTGGGGTTTTGATTGTAAATCTCATTATTGGATTAGAGAGAATAGGGTAGAATGGGCAAAAAAATGGTCTGATGAAGCAATTGAATTTAATAGAAATCAAGATAAACAATTAAAATCTGAGTTTTTTAATGAAAGTTATAATCTGATGACGAAGATGAAATAGTTAATCCCAAAACGAAAACATTCTGGACTTTTTTAAAATCATTATTTAATAGTATTATGTAAAATAGAATCTAGATGTTTAACTTAGCCTCATAAAATTTTGGTGAAAACAATAGGAGAAATGAGCGTGCATATTTTAGGGGTTTAGTTCTAAAGATTCTTAAGAGTTTTAGTTTTACACGGGATTTCAAAGCAATGTTAACCAGTTACAATGTTTCCTAAAATATAGCGAATGAGCCGTTAATTGTTTCCAAAATTATATGCAGCCTTGAATTTTTGTTTCAAGACACTATTTTAAAGAATTGATAATGAAACATTAAAAAAAAGATTAATTGAAGTTCTACATATAACAAGTGCATAGAATTATTTCTGTATTTTGTCATTCCGAGGAACGAGGAATCTCATAATTAGCTCGTATCATGAGATGTCTCTCTTTGATCGAAATGACAAATACCCCCTTAATATAGATACAAATTAATCTAATGAAATACAATGCTTCTGGAATATTTTACATAATGAAGCCACAATTAGCTTGACATAATTACTATCGATATAAGTCTAAAGCCATTACATCTGCAATTATGTCAAATAGCGCCCAAAAGCGCTATTACCCTAATTGTTATAAATGTACTATAATTGTTCTTATGTTTAATGATAGTCTATTACTAAAATATTTGTCCTGTATTTGTGCCTTTTTATTGAATTACCTATGAATAGAGATATAGTACTTTATGTATCCACAAGTAAAGTAAGAAAAGCGCAAATTTTAACCAAGATTACCAAATACATTAAATTAATTTAAAAATGACCCTATAACATATCAAAATCAGGAATTTCATTTCATAAATACCCTTCTCCCAATAAGCCCCAAATTATATTTAACTATTCAAGTATTTATCTCGTCGACAGTAATCGGATATCCATCGATAAAGTGTATTCATAGAGGAATGTTGATATTATTTTTGTGTAAAATTTATATCTAATGATAAAATATTCTCTTTTTGTATTTCTTCTTATTGGAAGTAAAATGTTTTCACAAGTTGGTATTGGTACAACAGCACCAAGAGCTGCTTTAGAAATATCAAATACCACTGGAGGTGGTGTTCTAATTCCAAAGTATGCCTTAACGGTTTCAAATGATACTGCAACGGTGATTAATCCTCAGGGTGGTTCCCTTGAAAAAGGAACGCTCATTTATAATACAGCAAATATCGTTGGGGCAAATTCTATTTCTGAAGGATTTTTCGATTCCAGTATTTGTAGATGGAACTCAAACGTTTAAAACCAATTATAGATTAAGAATGCGCTTTGTCTCAGGGTGCCGTGATAAATAATGTCAGAATTCCACGAAATACATTTATTTATGGCTTTGTTAGTTTTCGACCCAATCGCAGCATCATTGCGATTGAAAATATCAATCATTACCCAACAAACTTGAAGGCCAATTATCAAGACGGGAGTGAAGGCATTTATATAGAGAATAGTTTTCGGGCTGATGCCTATCATAATATACTGAATGTGTAAATTATGTAAATCTTCGCAGATGTTGTGTAATGCTTTTAGGTATTAAATGAGTCACCTTTATATCTTAATAATTAGTTACACATTATAAAACAAAAAGATGTCTAATTCAATTATTACTATTAAAATAAAACTGTTACATCTGGAAAATTTCAACCATAAAAGTTAATTACTCATCACTTTAAGTTAGATGAAGTTATACATGTTTATGAAGTGTATACTGCCAAAGAAAAAGCATTGAAAATAATCTTGACAAACTAAACACTGCGTCAGGAGTGAATAAAGAAGGTTTTTTCAACTCCACTGACATCAAAATCAGGTTATAATTTTGGAAAGACTAAAAGATTCTACATAGAAGTAATTGAACAAGAGTGGCAGTACTTCGTGCCAAGAACGGAATTTTTTCTCCTGAGTTTGCATTTCTAGCACTACCAAATATGAAACGTTATTAATAATTTAACTTAAAATCTAAAACATTCCCAATATGAAAACAAAAGCCGAATTAGAACAAGATATCATAAGTATTACCATAAAAATACACACAGAATTTCCTGAATTATCTAAATATATTGCTGAAATGCCTGAAAATGAGTCAGGAAGAGATACCGATAGGATGAGTAAAAAAAACTTTAAGGAATACTACAACTCCCTTTTGGAATTATTATTAGAATATTCGAAAACACATAGTGCTAATAATGCAAAGAATGGTACTGGTGAGTTAAATTCACTAGATAATCTACTCTATCCACCTTCAGAAGACATCTATAACAAAGGAAAAAAGGAAATTGACCTAGATCCAGAAAATCCTTCAAAAAGAAAAAGCCTAAATGAAATAAAAGCAACATCAAACGAAAAGGGTTTTGAAGATGATATGTCTGGTGATGATTTAGATGTTCCTGGATCAGAATTAGATGATCAACAAGAAAGTGTGGGT
The genomic region above belongs to Mariniflexile litorale and contains:
- a CDS encoding DUF6527 family protein, translated to MKKLSYKFVKFMPNLIENNTLYISIEYCTAIHKCMCGCDNEVVTPLSPTDWKIIFDGKSVSLSPSIGNWGFDCKSHYWIRENRVEWAKKWSDEAIEFNRNQDKQLKSEFFNESYNLMTKMK
- the traM gene encoding conjugative transposon protein TraM, with translation MINNVRIPRNTFIYGFVSFRPNRSIIAIENINHYPTNLKANYQDGSEGIYIENSFRADAYHNILNV